In the genome of Deinococcus sp. YIM 134068, one region contains:
- the aroE gene encoding shikimate dehydrogenase, with protein MSSPDLLRAFLYADPAAHSLSPTMHRAAFAHAGLRGEYTALRVPAGELGEALERLRVPGVLGANLSLPHKEEALAFMDDLSPGARAIGAVNTVVHREGRLIGENTDAPGLLAALEAADAPGGGVAVVLGAGGAARAAVWALRSRGHDVRVVNRTFEKAEALTADLGGMAQPREAVPWNEVTLLVNASSGGLSDPDATPLPDPPALAPGALLSDMVYQPRETRLMRELRATGARTENGLPMLAHQARLAFRAWTGADVPALVFLTALETRR; from the coding sequence GTGAGTTCCCCCGACCTCCTGCGCGCCTTCCTGTACGCCGACCCGGCGGCGCATTCGCTGTCGCCCACCATGCACCGCGCCGCCTTCGCGCACGCGGGCCTCCGGGGCGAGTACACGGCGTTGCGCGTGCCCGCCGGGGAGCTGGGGGAGGCGCTGGAGCGGCTGCGCGTGCCCGGCGTCCTCGGCGCGAACCTCAGCCTGCCGCACAAGGAGGAGGCGCTGGCGTTCATGGACGACCTTTCGCCGGGGGCGCGGGCCATCGGGGCGGTGAACACGGTCGTTCACCGGGAGGGACGGCTGATCGGGGAGAACACGGACGCGCCGGGTCTGCTGGCCGCGTTGGAGGCGGCGGACGCGCCGGGGGGGGGCGTGGCGGTGGTCCTCGGCGCGGGGGGCGCGGCGCGGGCGGCGGTGTGGGCGCTGCGCTCGCGGGGCCACGACGTGCGGGTGGTGAACCGGACGTTCGAGAAGGCAGAGGCGCTGACCGCCGACCTCGGTGGCATGGCCCAGCCGCGCGAGGCGGTGCCGTGGAACGAGGTGACGCTCCTCGTGAATGCGAGCAGCGGCGGCCTGAGCGACCCGGACGCGACCCCGCTGCCCGACCCTCCCGCCCTCGCGCCGGGTGCCCTCCTGAGCGACATGGTGTACCAGCCGCGCGAGACCCGGCTGATGCGGGAGCTGCGCGCCACCGGAGCGCGGACCGAGAACGGCCTGCCCATGCTCGCCCATCAGGCGCGGCTGGCCTTTCGGGCGTGGACGGGAGCGGACGTGCCCGCCCTCGTGTTCCTGACGGCGCTGGAGACCCGGCGGTGA
- a CDS encoding PhoH family protein: MTDRTPGQPTPTPANEAPNGGASATLRLANQREAFALLGAGDANLRRMRELTPARIIARGETVTITGESADVQAAERMVRDALDMVRSGGELTPESLLRSARLSGEGRSLAQETQVTGLSLPRGLKAKTPGQKVYLERIEGSDITFGVGPAGTGKTYLAVAMAVQALKGKKVKRIILTRPAVEAGERLGFLPGDLQAKIDPYLRPLYDALYDMLDQEKFESYLTSGVIEVAPLAFMRGRTLNDAFVILDEAQNTTGEQMKMFLTRMGFSSKVVVTGDVTQIDLPRHVTSGLAVAKRVLGNIEGIAWHEFTDVDVVRHPLVGKIIKAYEKVEDAEQDKRAARRGELASVSEEIVDARE, from the coding sequence TTGACCGACCGCACCCCCGGCCAGCCCACCCCGACCCCTGCCAACGAGGCCCCGAACGGCGGTGCCTCCGCGACCCTGCGCCTTGCCAACCAGCGGGAGGCCTTCGCGCTGCTGGGCGCGGGCGACGCGAACCTGCGGCGAATGCGTGAACTCACGCCCGCCCGCATCATCGCGCGGGGCGAGACCGTCACCATTACCGGGGAGAGCGCCGACGTGCAGGCCGCCGAGCGCATGGTGCGTGACGCCCTCGACATGGTGAGGTCCGGCGGCGAACTCACCCCGGAGAGCCTGCTGAGGAGCGCCCGCCTGAGCGGCGAGGGCCGCAGCCTCGCGCAGGAGACGCAGGTCACGGGCCTGAGCCTGCCGCGCGGCCTCAAGGCCAAGACGCCCGGCCAGAAGGTGTACCTCGAACGGATCGAGGGGTCGGACATCACCTTCGGGGTCGGCCCCGCCGGGACGGGCAAGACCTACCTCGCGGTGGCGATGGCGGTGCAGGCGCTGAAGGGTAAGAAGGTCAAGCGCATCATCCTGACCCGCCCGGCGGTGGAGGCGGGCGAGCGGCTGGGCTTCCTGCCCGGCGACCTCCAGGCCAAGATCGACCCGTACCTGCGCCCCCTGTACGACGCGCTGTACGACATGCTCGATCAGGAGAAGTTCGAGTCTTACCTGACGAGCGGGGTGATCGAGGTGGCTCCGCTGGCGTTCATGCGCGGAAGGACCTTGAACGACGCCTTCGTGATCCTCGACGAGGCCCAGAACACCACGGGCGAGCAGATGAAGATGTTCCTCACCCGCATGGGCTTCTCCTCCAAGGTCGTGGTGACGGGCGACGTGACCCAGATCGACCTGCCGCGCCACGTCACGAGCGGGCTGGCCGTCGCCAAGCGCGTGCTCGGCAACATCGAGGGCATCGCGTGGCACGAATTCACCGACGTGGACGTGGTGCGTCACCCCCTCGTGGGCAAGATCATCAAGGCCTACGAGAAGGTGGAGGACGCCGAGCAGGACAAGCGCGCCGCCCGCCGGGGCGAACTCGCCAGCGTCTCCGAGGAGATCGTCGACGCGCGGGAGTAG
- a CDS encoding benzoate/H(+) symporter BenE family transporter, with protein MTAISDLRRDSSGSAITAGFVAVVVGAASSIGLLVNAARDFGLSHGQTVSWVLACYLAISVSGGVLTWRYRAPIKMAWTTPGLALVASLAAARGLSYPEVLGAYVLSALIMTGLGVTGAFESVTRRIPPALANALLAGVLLPFVLGAFRALPAEPLPVGGMIAVFLAGRVWFARWAVPAALLAGAALSLAAGAVGPLTGGGLGTLVWTTPTFSLRAVLTLALPLTVLTLASQQLPGVAVLRACGFGRVPTSPLITWSGVASLLSAPFGAHTTNLAAITAAIAAGEEAHPDPERRWVAGLSAAFFYLLLGVFAGWVVGAVGAVPAPVVAALAGLALVSTTLSSTSAALSAEGEREAAFLTLAVTASGLTFLGVGSAVWGLVLGGGLLWLTRRRAGR; from the coding sequence TTGACCGCCATCTCCGACCTGCGGCGCGACAGCTCAGGATCGGCGATTACGGCGGGTTTCGTCGCGGTGGTCGTCGGCGCGGCGAGCAGCATCGGGCTGCTGGTGAACGCGGCGCGGGACTTCGGGCTGAGCCACGGGCAGACGGTGAGCTGGGTCCTCGCGTGCTACCTGGCGATCAGCGTGTCGGGCGGCGTGCTGACGTGGCGCTACCGGGCACCGATCAAGATGGCGTGGACGACGCCGGGGCTGGCCCTCGTCGCCTCGCTCGCCGCCGCGCGGGGCCTGAGCTACCCGGAGGTGCTGGGGGCCTACGTCCTGAGCGCCCTCATCATGACCGGGCTGGGGGTGACGGGCGCGTTCGAGAGCGTGACCCGCCGCATTCCGCCCGCGCTGGCGAACGCCCTGCTGGCCGGGGTGCTGCTGCCCTTCGTGCTGGGGGCGTTCCGGGCGCTGCCCGCCGAGCCTCTGCCCGTCGGCGGCATGATCGCGGTCTTCCTGGCGGGCCGGGTGTGGTTCGCGCGGTGGGCGGTTCCGGCGGCGCTGCTGGCGGGGGCGGCGCTGTCGCTCGCGGCGGGGGCGGTGGGGCCGCTCACGGGGGGCGGGTTGGGAACCCTGGTGTGGACGACCCCCACGTTCAGCCTGCGGGCCGTGCTCACCCTCGCCCTGCCCTTGACGGTGCTGACGCTCGCCTCCCAGCAGCTTCCCGGCGTGGCGGTGCTGCGGGCGTGCGGCTTCGGGCGGGTGCCGACCTCGCCGCTCATCACGTGGTCGGGGGTGGCGAGCCTGCTCTCGGCCCCCTTCGGGGCACACACGACGAACCTCGCGGCGATCACGGCGGCCATCGCGGCGGGCGAGGAGGCGCACCCCGACCCCGAGCGGCGCTGGGTGGCAGGCCTCAGCGCAGCCTTTTTCTACCTGCTGCTGGGCGTGTTCGCGGGCTGGGTGGTCGGCGCGGTGGGGGCCGTGCCCGCGCCCGTGGTCGCCGCGCTCGCCGGGCTGGCCCTCGTCTCCACCACCCTGAGCAGCACGTCCGCCGCCCTGTCCGCCGAGGGCGAGCGGGAGGCCGCCTTCCTCACCCTCGCCGTCACCGCGAGCGGGCTGACCTTCCTCGGCGTGGGGAGCGCGGTGTGGGGGCTTGTGCTGGGCGGGGGGCTGTTGTGGCTGACGCGGAGGAGGGCGGGGCGGTAG
- the lysS gene encoding homocitrate synthase, with the protein MTTDSPAPPIPARSWAIIDSTLREGEQFARGNFRVGDKIEIARALDAFGVEFIEVTTPMVSAQTAQDIRRLTGLGLKAKILTHVRCHMDDVGRAVDLGVDGLDLLFGTSSFLREFSHGKSIAQIIDTASEVIGWIKTNHPDLQIRFSAEDTFRSQEADLMAVYAAVSDLGVHRVGLADTVGVATPRQVYTLVREVRKVIHAECGIEFHGHNDTGCAVSNAYEAIEAGATHIDTTILGIGERNGITPLGGFLARMFTFDPQGLIDKYNLDLLPELDRMIARMVELPIPWNNYLTGEFAYNHKAGMHLKAIYLNPGAYEAIPPGVFGVGRRIQAGSKVTGKHAIAYKARELGLHYGEDALRRVTDHIKALAEHNELDDAHLEQVLREWVSA; encoded by the coding sequence ATGACGACAGACTCCCCAGCTCCCCCCATCCCCGCCCGTTCGTGGGCGATCATCGACTCGACGCTGCGGGAGGGCGAGCAGTTCGCGCGCGGGAACTTCAGGGTAGGCGACAAGATCGAGATTGCGCGGGCGCTCGACGCCTTCGGGGTGGAGTTCATCGAGGTCACGACGCCGATGGTGAGCGCGCAGACGGCCCAGGACATCCGCCGGCTGACCGGGCTGGGGCTGAAGGCCAAGATTCTCACGCACGTCCGCTGCCATATGGACGACGTGGGGCGCGCGGTGGACCTCGGCGTGGACGGGCTGGACCTGCTGTTCGGCACGAGTTCCTTTCTCCGCGAGTTCTCCCACGGCAAGAGCATCGCGCAGATCATCGACACGGCCTCCGAGGTCATCGGGTGGATCAAGACGAATCACCCGGACCTCCAGATTCGCTTCAGCGCGGAGGACACCTTCCGCTCCCAGGAGGCGGACCTGATGGCCGTCTACGCGGCGGTCTCGGACCTCGGCGTTCACCGCGTCGGGCTGGCGGACACGGTGGGGGTCGCCACGCCCCGGCAGGTTTACACCCTTGTGCGCGAGGTAAGGAAGGTCATCCACGCCGAATGCGGCATCGAGTTCCACGGGCACAACGACACGGGCTGCGCGGTGTCCAACGCCTACGAGGCCATCGAGGCGGGGGCCACCCACATCGACACGACGATTCTGGGCATCGGCGAGCGCAACGGCATTACGCCGCTGGGGGGCTTCCTCGCGCGGATGTTCACCTTCGACCCGCAGGGCCTCATCGACAAGTACAACCTCGACCTGCTGCCCGAACTCGACCGCATGATCGCCCGGATGGTGGAGTTGCCGATTCCCTGGAACAACTACCTGACCGGCGAGTTCGCCTACAACCACAAGGCGGGAATGCACCTCAAGGCGATCTACCTCAACCCCGGCGCGTACGAGGCCATTCCGCCCGGCGTCTTCGGCGTGGGCCGCCGCATTCAGGCGGGCAGCAAGGTCACTGGCAAGCACGCCATCGCGTACAAGGCGCGCGAATTGGGCCTCCACTACGGCGAGGACGCCCTGCGCCGGGTGACGGACCACATCAAGGCGCTGGCCGAGCATAACGAGTTGGACGACGCGCATTTGGAGCAGGTGCTCAGGGAGTGGGTGAGTGCCTAA
- a CDS encoding PhzF family phenazine biosynthesis protein, with amino-acid sequence MTSTETSALYRVLSPPSVEGGKTVAIFPTASGDLQARTAQSASPLSVFIESADVSGVSLRVFTPTKERGSSDSGALAALAFLQSQGTLLDVADVTMGGEVMPAQLCGGEWLLKQGDVTARAVEADLSPLGVDTGGAWVASVSRPNLVVEVADVGTLDAFTPDADAISALNRATDTTGLVLFAPGGEGRADVSFRAFGPLKGFLEDGASSNMFACLVGVLGVTGRLPTGTNMLRGAQRMPGAPSRLTAQFSPAPDGAADVWVGGRAERSAR; translated from the coding sequence ATGACCTCGACCGAGACCTCCGCCCTCTACCGCGTCCTCTCCCCGCCCAGCGTTGAGGGTGGAAAGACGGTTGCTATCTTCCCCACCGCCTCCGGCGACCTCCAAGCACGGACCGCTCAGTCTGCCTCGCCCCTCTCCGTCTTCATCGAGTCGGCGGACGTGAGCGGCGTGTCCCTGCGGGTCTTCACGCCAACGAAGGAGAGGGGCAGTTCAGATTCGGGGGCGTTGGCGGCGCTCGCCTTCCTTCAATCACAAGGGACGCTGCTGGACGTGGCCGACGTGACGATGGGCGGCGAAGTCATGCCCGCGCAACTGTGCGGCGGCGAGTGGCTGCTCAAGCAGGGGGATGTGACGGCGCGGGCGGTGGAGGCGGACCTCTCCCCCCTTGGTGTAGATACAGGAGGAGCGTGGGTCGCCTCGGTGAGTCGCCCGAATCTCGTGGTGGAAGTCGCGGATGTGGGGACGCTGGACGCCTTTACGCCGGACGCGGACGCCATATCGGCCCTCAACCGGGCGACGGACACGACGGGTCTGGTCCTCTTCGCGCCGGGCGGCGAGGGGCGGGCAGATGTGAGCTTCCGGGCTTTCGGTCCCTTGAAGGGCTTCCTGGAGGACGGGGCGAGCAGCAACATGTTCGCCTGCCTCGTCGGGGTGCTGGGGGTGACAGGCCGGTTGCCGACGGGGACGAACATGCTTCGTGGGGCACAGCGGATGCCGGGCGCTCCCTCGCGGCTGACGGCACAGTTCTCCCCTGCCCCGGACGGCGCGGCGGACGTGTGGGTGGGCGGGCGGGCGGAACGGTCGGCGCGTTGA
- a CDS encoding contact-dependent growth inhibition system immunity protein, with translation MPKGERDRRKKRREVDVGQSLAQLHHLLPLEPSSFRSGLIIRCERLLITPLRQFEPGDLRVMLHQRFYPETLVPLALPLLEGEPLLAAELYPGDLLSSVLHQTADFWSDSPDLFIRTQAVADQALLGAELFESTRRDIEDFKARTGPVSR, from the coding sequence GTGCCTAAAGGGGAACGCGATCGGCGGAAGAAACGGCGCGAGGTGGACGTGGGACAGTCGCTCGCCCAACTCCACCACCTTTTACCGTTGGAGCCTTCGAGCTTCCGTTCGGGCCTGATCATCCGTTGCGAGCGCCTATTGATCACTCCCCTGCGACAGTTCGAGCCGGGCGACCTGCGGGTGATGCTGCACCAACGCTTCTACCCGGAGACGCTGGTGCCTCTCGCCCTGCCGTTGCTGGAAGGGGAGCCGTTGCTTGCCGCTGAGCTTTACCCTGGTGATCTTCTGAGCAGCGTATTGCATCAGACAGCCGACTTCTGGAGCGACTCACCTGACCTCTTCATTAGAACTCAGGCTGTTGCAGATCAGGCACTCCTCGGGGCTGAGTTATTCGAGTCAACGCGGAGGGACATAGAGGACTTCAAGGCAAGGACGGGTCCAGTCTCCCGGTGA
- a CDS encoding PAS domain S-box protein, with translation MTAAWLTPRGLNRQRAIPLAVLVLVLLLTVAASALLHRFVLDQQEARFERETDAYTLGLQGRLSSYENLLRATRSFWTTQGQGEADGPTQAAFSSYVAGLGLEGRYPGVQAVGFIRWTVTPGGVVSTPITRVAPPTPVNLRVLGFDMLTEPRRREAIGQARRQGTVQVTRPLDLVQRDGAGRPLPGLLLLLPVREGGALRGLVYIAVRTDQFLAGLIPPGAVPGLGVRTLLDGATLRGASPTPAGPPGFTQTARLRAVGATWELRFAAPPSFGQDLAAGVPVAVLVAGLLVAGLAFLLSQAQVDARERAEAANRDLARSRERLERSRAEFEAIFRAIQDAAAFTDAGGYIRLVNPALGQQFGYAPGALVGEPLARLHLDPRLEGRATFQQVTTPYRRSDGSVFSGETGRSEVVGPGGEVLGLLEVVRDVTERVEAERALQAGERRYRGVLDAIPQMVWVSDPGGGVTYVNAQHRERLGSAGVRARVHPEDRGTYARMWQDAYAGDAHSQGEVRLDLSGEGGVPGYRWFTLRVAPVRGERGEVTEWVASATDIHDRLVAERLAQRNEERAQGVIEGLPQIVWLTDPQGRPTYFNRRWAEYVGPERAGDTFLTLLHPGDRAEYSARWAAAVASGRPFEAEHRLLGAGGHYRTFVTRGRPVRGAGGEVLEWVGASTDVDDQVHAEASARLLADVSERLSARAEDPLAARQGHYRAVLDRITLQLAESGALWGAAPGLPLLAASRVGQAWHAAGVQSAMRGALEEVAGGGEPLFVRSSPVLHEVGASGAGLYPLTGRDGTARGVLGLTFRQPPTDRDHDLALELAKRLATALDNDALRLSAEAARTDLEALNASLEERVEQRTLELQDANRELEAFSYSVSHDLRTPLRHIVGFGDLLRKDVRGGLSPKGERYLGVITDAAGRMSQLIDDLLEFSRMGRQELRRGPVDLGAVVAEAWAALDPDRAGREVETHFAPLPTVQGDAALLTQVFSNLLGNALKYSRTRERAVVTVTAQTGPAEVTVTVRDNGVGFDPRYADKLFGVFQRLHRAEEFEGTGIGLANVRRIVTRHGGRVRADATPGEGASFHVTLPLETPPLETLPPEPHAPGAVEMDRAP, from the coding sequence GTGACGGCGGCGTGGCTGACCCCACGGGGCCTGAACCGGCAGCGGGCGATCCCGCTCGCGGTGCTCGTGCTCGTGCTGCTGCTGACGGTGGCGGCCTCGGCGCTGCTGCACCGCTTCGTCCTCGACCAGCAGGAGGCGCGCTTCGAGCGGGAGACGGACGCCTACACCCTCGGGCTGCAGGGCCGCCTGAGCAGCTACGAGAACCTGCTGCGCGCCACCCGCTCGTTCTGGACGACGCAGGGGCAGGGGGAGGCGGACGGGCCGACCCAGGCCGCCTTCTCCTCCTACGTGGCGGGCCTGGGGCTGGAGGGCCGCTATCCGGGGGTGCAGGCGGTCGGCTTCATCCGCTGGACGGTCACGCCGGGGGGGGTCGTCTCCACGCCCATCACGCGGGTCGCCCCGCCGACGCCCGTGAACCTGCGGGTGCTGGGCTTCGACATGCTCACCGAACCCCGGCGACGCGAGGCCATCGGGCAGGCGCGGCGTCAGGGCACCGTGCAGGTCACGCGCCCGCTCGACCTCGTGCAGCGGGACGGGGCCGGACGACCCCTGCCGGGGCTGCTGCTGCTGCTGCCCGTGCGGGAGGGCGGGGCGCTGCGGGGCCTCGTGTACATCGCCGTGCGAACAGACCAGTTCCTCGCGGGCCTGATCCCGCCCGGTGCCGTGCCCGGCCTGGGCGTGCGGACGCTGCTCGACGGGGCGACGCTCCGGGGCGCGTCCCCGACCCCGGCGGGACCACCCGGCTTCACGCAGACCGCGCGGCTGCGGGCGGTGGGCGCGACGTGGGAGCTGCGCTTCGCGGCCCCGCCGAGCTTCGGGCAGGACCTCGCGGCGGGGGTGCCCGTGGCGGTCCTCGTGGCGGGGCTGCTCGTGGCGGGGCTGGCCTTCCTGCTCTCGCAGGCGCAGGTGGACGCCCGCGAGCGGGCCGAGGCGGCCAACCGCGACCTCGCGCGGTCACGCGAGCGGCTGGAGCGGTCGCGGGCGGAGTTCGAGGCGATCTTCCGGGCCATTCAGGACGCGGCGGCCTTCACGGACGCGGGCGGGTATATCCGGCTGGTGAATCCGGCGCTGGGCCAGCAGTTCGGGTACGCGCCGGGGGCGCTCGTCGGCGAGCCGCTCGCCCGGCTGCACCTCGACCCCCGGCTGGAGGGCCGCGCCACCTTCCAGCAGGTCACGACCCCCTACCGCCGCTCGGACGGAAGCGTCTTTTCCGGCGAGACGGGCCGCAGCGAGGTCGTCGGTCCCGGCGGCGAGGTGCTGGGGCTGCTGGAGGTCGTGCGCGACGTGACCGAGCGGGTGGAGGCCGAGCGTGCCCTCCAGGCGGGCGAGCGGCGCTACCGGGGGGTGCTCGACGCCATCCCGCAAATGGTCTGGGTGAGCGACCCCGGCGGCGGGGTGACGTACGTCAACGCCCAGCACCGCGAGCGGCTGGGGAGTGCGGGCGTGCGGGCGCGGGTCCACCCCGAGGACCGGGGCACGTACGCCCGGATGTGGCAGGACGCCTATGCGGGCGACGCCCACAGTCAGGGCGAGGTGCGGCTGGACCTGTCGGGGGAGGGGGGCGTGCCCGGCTACCGCTGGTTTACCCTGCGCGTCGCCCCCGTGCGCGGCGAGCGGGGGGAGGTGACGGAGTGGGTGGCCTCGGCGACCGACATCCACGACCGCCTCGTGGCCGAGCGGCTCGCCCAGCGCAACGAGGAACGCGCCCAGGGGGTCATCGAGGGCCTGCCGCAGATCGTGTGGCTCACCGATCCGCAGGGACGGCCCACCTACTTCAACCGCCGCTGGGCGGAGTACGTCGGGCCGGAGCGGGCGGGGGACACCTTCCTGACCCTGCTGCACCCCGGCGACCGCGCCGAGTACAGCGCGCGCTGGGCGGCGGCGGTGGCGTCGGGGCGGCCCTTCGAGGCCGAACACCGCCTGCTGGGCGCGGGTGGACACTACCGCACCTTCGTCACGCGCGGGCGGCCCGTGCGCGGAGCGGGCGGCGAGGTGCTGGAGTGGGTGGGCGCGAGCACCGACGTGGACGATCAGGTGCACGCCGAGGCGAGTGCGCGCCTCCTGGCCGACGTGTCCGAGCGGCTCTCGGCGCGCGCGGAGGACCCCCTGGCCGCGCGGCAGGGGCACTACCGGGCGGTGCTCGACCGCATCACCCTGCAACTCGCCGAGAGCGGGGCGCTGTGGGGGGCCGCGCCGGGGCTGCCCCTGCTCGCGGCCTCGCGGGTGGGGCAGGCGTGGCACGCGGCGGGGGTGCAGTCGGCGATGCGCGGCGCGCTGGAGGAGGTCGCGGGGGGGGGCGAGCCGCTCTTCGTGCGCTCCAGCCCCGTGCTCCACGAGGTCGGCGCGAGCGGGGCGGGCCTGTATCCCCTCACCGGGCGCGACGGCACCGCGCGCGGGGTGCTGGGGCTGACCTTTCGCCAGCCGCCCACCGACCGCGACCACGACCTCGCCCTCGAACTCGCCAAGAGGCTCGCCACCGCCCTCGACAACGACGCGCTGCGGCTCTCCGCCGAGGCCGCCCGCACCGATCTGGAGGCTCTCAACGCCTCGCTGGAGGAGCGCGTGGAGCAGCGCACCCTGGAGTTGCAGGACGCCAACCGCGAGCTGGAGGCCTTTTCCTACAGCGTCTCGCACGATCTCCGCACCCCGCTGCGGCACATCGTGGGCTTCGGGGACCTGCTGCGCAAGGACGTGCGGGGCGGCCTGAGTCCGAAGGGCGAGCGGTATCTGGGCGTCATCACCGACGCGGCGGGGCGGATGAGCCAACTCATCGACGACCTGCTGGAGTTCTCGCGGATGGGCCGCCAGGAACTCCGGCGCGGGCCGGTGGACCTGGGGGCCGTGGTCGCCGAGGCGTGGGCGGCGCTCGACCCCGACCGGGCGGGGCGGGAGGTGGAGACGCACTTCGCCCCGCTTCCCACCGTGCAGGGGGACGCCGCGCTGCTGACGCAGGTCTTCTCCAATCTGCTCGGCAACGCCCTGAAATACAGCCGCACCCGCGAGCGGGCGGTGGTGACGGTGACGGCGCAGACCGGGCCAGCCGAGGTCACGGTCACGGTGCGGGACAACGGGGTGGGCTTCGATCCCCGCTACGCGGATAAACTGTTCGGCGTGTTCCAACGCCTGCACCGCGCCGAGGAGTTCGAGGGCACCGGCATCGGCCTCGCCAACGTCCGCCGCATCGTCACCCGCCACGGGGGCCGCGTCCGCGCCGACGCCACCCCCGGCGAGGGCGCGAGCTTCCACGTCACCCTGCCGCTGGAGACCCCGCCCTTAGAGACGCTGCCGCCGGAGCCGCACGCTCCCGGCGCGGTGGAGATGGACCGGGCACCATGA
- a CDS encoding hybrid sensor histidine kinase/response regulator produces MTSSQRPTPTSERTLPEPGGTLRLLHLEDNELDHELVALHLESDLAWSVQITRVEDEPDFLAALESHRPHLVLSDYALPSYDGLSAYHAAHAFDPNLPFIIVTGAMGEEVAVDTLRQGVTDYILKQRLERLAPSVKRAIAEADARERRERAEQEVRELNLSLQARLEEVERLRRIAEGQRQRLEVQARQLEEALNLQKTFLAETSHELRTPLTALLGYLRRAEREAGGSQTLLDAQRVAENMTRLVNDLLQLSRGELVQGIEMHFVNVGNIVRQVGRDYGVKASAPDLEIVGDPGRLTQVFVNLVSNAIRVCGSADLVSIEADQKGGHIEVCVVDRGPGVPDHIKPRIFDKFYRGKEAGSAGLGLTIAQQVTHAHGGHIDVLDTPGGGATFRVSLPLPDEDEEDELDDFLTLGADDLTA; encoded by the coding sequence ATGACCTCCTCCCAGCGCCCCACCCCCACCTCCGAGCGCACCCTTCCCGAACCCGGCGGGACGCTGCGTCTGCTGCACCTGGAGGACAACGAACTCGACCACGAACTCGTGGCCCTGCACCTGGAGAGCGACCTGGCCTGGAGCGTGCAGATCACGCGGGTGGAGGACGAACCCGACTTCCTGGCCGCGCTGGAATCGCACCGCCCGCACCTTGTCCTGAGCGACTACGCGCTGCCGAGCTACGACGGGCTGTCGGCCTACCACGCGGCGCACGCCTTCGACCCCAACCTGCCCTTCATCATCGTGACGGGCGCGATGGGCGAGGAGGTCGCGGTGGACACGCTGCGCCAGGGCGTGACCGACTACATCCTCAAGCAGCGGCTGGAGCGGCTGGCCCCCAGCGTGAAGCGCGCCATCGCCGAGGCCGACGCCAGAGAGCGCCGCGAACGGGCCGAGCAGGAGGTCCGCGAACTCAACCTCTCGCTTCAGGCCCGGCTGGAGGAGGTCGAGAGACTGCGCCGCATCGCCGAGGGGCAGCGGCAACGGCTGGAGGTGCAGGCCCGGCAACTGGAGGAGGCCCTGAACCTCCAGAAGACCTTCCTCGCCGAGACGAGCCACGAGCTGCGGACGCCCCTGACCGCCCTGCTGGGCTACCTGCGCCGGGCCGAGCGCGAGGCGGGCGGCTCCCAGACCCTGCTGGACGCCCAGCGCGTCGCCGAGAACATGACCCGGCTCGTCAACGACCTGCTGCAACTCTCGCGCGGCGAACTCGTGCAGGGCATCGAGATGCACTTCGTGAACGTGGGCAACATCGTCCGGCAGGTCGGGCGCGACTACGGGGTGAAGGCGAGTGCGCCGGACCTGGAGATCGTGGGCGACCCCGGACGCCTCACGCAGGTCTTCGTCAACCTCGTGAGCAACGCCATCCGCGTGTGCGGCAGCGCCGACCTCGTGAGCATCGAGGCCGATCAGAAAGGCGGGCATATCGAGGTCTGCGTCGTAGACCGTGGCCCCGGCGTCCCCGACCACATCAAGCCGCGCATCTTCGACAAGTTCTACCGGGGCAAGGAGGCGGGGTCGGCGGGCCTGGGCCTCACCATCGCCCAGCAGGTCACGCACGCCCACGGGGGCCACATCGACGTGCTCGACACGCCCGGCGGCGGCGCTACCTTTCGCGTCAGCCTGCCCCTCCCCGACGAGGACGAGGAGGACGAACTGGACGACTTCCTGACGCTGGGAGCGGACGATCTGACGGCGTGA